The Streptomyces sp. NBC_01275 genome has a segment encoding these proteins:
- a CDS encoding YceI family protein — protein MTQDNASHTLTVTALPLSSGDWEFDPLHSAVNFAVRHLGIAKVRGRFTEVKAELYVGGTADDVRVSAEIALASIDTGNADRDAHTRAADLLDVEKRPTMAFRSTRVFGAGEDWTMEGDLTIGDVTRPVALAVDFGGVVDSPVDQRKRAGFEATGEIRRSDFGLDFGAGFLGDVVKVQLDMQFVEPQGQGG, from the coding sequence ATGACTCAGGACAACGCATCGCACACGCTGACCGTCACCGCCCTGCCGCTGTCTTCCGGCGACTGGGAGTTCGACCCGCTGCACTCGGCGGTCAACTTCGCCGTCCGCCACCTCGGGATCGCCAAGGTGCGCGGCCGTTTCACGGAGGTGAAGGCCGAGCTGTACGTCGGCGGGACGGCCGACGACGTGCGGGTGAGCGCCGAGATCGCCCTGGCCTCCATCGACACGGGCAACGCCGACCGGGACGCGCACACCCGCGCGGCCGACCTGCTGGACGTGGAGAAGCGACCGACGATGGCCTTCCGCTCGACGCGCGTCTTCGGGGCGGGCGAGGACTGGACGATGGAAGGGGACCTGACCATCGGGGACGTGACCCGTCCGGTGGCGCTCGCCGTCGACTTCGGCGGGGTGGTGGACTCCCCTGTGGATCAGAGGAAGCGCGCCGGTTTCGAGGCGACGGGTGAGATCCGGCGCAGCGACTTCGGGCTGGACTTCGGCGCCGGTTTCCTGGGTGATGTTGTCAAGGTTCAGCTGGACATGCAGTTCGTCGAACCGCAGGGCCAGGGCGGCTGA
- a CDS encoding carbohydrate kinase, producing MIVVAGEALIDLVPQGAGALAALRPALGGGPYNTAVALSRLGTATAFCSRTSYDAFGEALLDRLRESGVDVSAVQRGPEPTTLAVATLDAQGSAAYSFYVDGTADRLFAAPSALPPKTRAVSFGTCSLVLEPGASAYEELLRTAAAQGLFTALDPNIRPGLIPDAEAYRARFKSWLPSVTLLKLSEEDARWLGGTPHEWLSAGPSAVVITQGGDGLTAFTRDGAVHPVPGEKVDVVDTIGAGDTVNAALLHGLAVRDALSPTALASLDADGWRQLLRYAARAAAITCSRAGAEPPYGYELGVF from the coding sequence GTGATCGTCGTCGCCGGTGAGGCCCTGATCGACCTGGTACCGCAGGGCGCAGGCGCCCTCGCCGCTCTCCGGCCGGCGCTCGGCGGCGGGCCCTACAACACGGCCGTCGCCCTCAGTCGCCTCGGCACCGCCACGGCCTTCTGCTCCCGCACCTCATATGACGCCTTCGGCGAGGCGCTGCTGGACAGACTGCGGGAATCGGGCGTGGACGTCTCCGCGGTGCAGCGCGGCCCGGAGCCGACCACCCTCGCGGTCGCCACCCTCGACGCCCAGGGCTCGGCCGCCTACTCCTTCTACGTCGACGGCACCGCCGACCGGCTGTTCGCCGCCCCCTCCGCGCTGCCCCCGAAGACGCGCGCGGTGTCCTTCGGCACCTGCTCGCTGGTCCTGGAGCCCGGTGCGAGCGCGTACGAGGAGCTGCTGCGGACCGCGGCGGCGCAGGGCCTGTTCACCGCGCTCGACCCGAACATCCGGCCCGGGCTGATCCCCGACGCCGAGGCCTACCGGGCCCGTTTCAAGAGCTGGCTGCCCTCGGTGACCCTGCTCAAGCTCTCCGAGGAGGACGCCCGGTGGCTGGGCGGCACCCCGCACGAGTGGCTGTCCGCCGGTCCCTCGGCCGTCGTGATCACGCAGGGCGGCGACGGACTGACGGCCTTCACCCGGGACGGCGCCGTGCATCCGGTGCCGGGCGAGAAGGTCGACGTCGTGGACACGATCGGCGCCGGGGACACCGTGAACGCGGCCCTGCTGCACGGCCTCGCGGTGCGGGACGCCCTGTCGCCGACGGCGCTCGCGAGCCTGGACGCCGACGGCTGGCGGCAACTCCTGCGGTACGCGGCGCGCGCCGCGGCGATCACCTGCTCCCGGGCGGGCGCGGAACCGCCGTACGGCTATGAACTCGGCGTCTTCTAG
- a CDS encoding helix-turn-helix domain-containing protein yields the protein MRDNELGAFLRTRREAVTPAEVGLPTAPRRRTPGLRRAELATLAGVSVEYLTRLEQGRDRNPSPQVLGALGDALRLRVPDRILLRRLAKEGGVDRVLCTSAAPPARTVRPTVRALLDRLEPTPAVLLNWVGDIVAYTTGYERLARPLGLLDGRTPNVIRYLFTDERARSVYPGWDRLADEQIAHLRHEASLHDPNIAALADELTVTAGAPFTERLAAPPTLPARWGTDTVDHPEAGRLRLSYETLSLPEEGQRLLVHLPADEATALALDHLNGRTPGALRAVSG from the coding sequence ATGAGGGACAACGAGCTGGGCGCCTTCCTGCGCACGCGCCGCGAAGCCGTCACCCCGGCTGAAGTGGGGCTGCCCACGGCCCCCCGGCGTCGCACCCCCGGACTGCGCCGCGCCGAGCTGGCCACGCTCGCCGGCGTCAGCGTCGAGTACCTCACCCGTCTGGAACAGGGCCGTGACCGCAACCCCTCGCCCCAGGTGCTCGGCGCCCTCGGCGACGCGCTGCGCCTGCGCGTGCCCGACCGGATCCTGCTGCGCCGCCTCGCCAAGGAGGGCGGCGTCGACAGGGTGCTGTGCACCTCGGCCGCCCCGCCGGCCCGGACGGTGCGTCCCACCGTGCGAGCCCTGCTCGACCGCCTGGAGCCGACCCCGGCGGTTCTACTCAACTGGGTCGGCGACATCGTGGCGTACACGACGGGCTATGAGCGGCTCGCCCGCCCGCTCGGCCTGCTCGACGGCCGTACGCCCAATGTCATCAGGTATCTGTTCACCGACGAGCGGGCCCGGTCCGTGTACCCCGGCTGGGACCGCCTAGCCGACGAGCAGATCGCCCACCTGAGACACGAGGCCTCCCTGCACGACCCGAACATCGCCGCGCTGGCCGACGAGCTGACGGTCACCGCGGGCGCGCCGTTCACCGAGCGGCTGGCCGCGCCGCCGACCTTGCCGGCCCGGTGGGGCACCGACACCGTCGACCATCCGGAGGCGGGCCGGCTGCGCCTGTCGTACGAGACGCTGTCCCTTCCGGAGGAGGGGCAGCGCCTCCTGGTCCACCTCCCCGCCGACGAGGCCACCGCCCTGGCGCTGGACCACCTCAACGGGCGCACACCGGGGGCACTGCGCGCGGTGAGCGGCTGA